In Alkalinema sp. FACHB-956, a single genomic region encodes these proteins:
- a CDS encoding DUF4242 domain-containing protein yields MTLYLIESKLDETHSPDALTASLDQLAANALQQSSHLIEAQVSQDLRQLFIILKAPSPEQAQASFRDIGWTVESLQPVRLVGQDLQTVHDRKAQANYLVEWNLPAGLTMEAYLQRKAEKSPLYAQVPAVKFERTYVCEDLSKCLCFYDSPDAETVEAAREVVGAPIDRLTEIRNVH; encoded by the coding sequence ATGACCTTATATTTAATTGAAAGCAAGCTTGACGAAACTCACAGCCCTGATGCTCTCACAGCCTCATTGGATCAGCTTGCAGCGAATGCACTTCAGCAATCTAGTCACCTGATTGAAGCACAGGTCAGTCAAGATTTGCGGCAACTATTTATTATCTTAAAAGCCCCTAGCCCAGAACAGGCTCAAGCAAGTTTTCGAGACATTGGCTGGACGGTGGAGTCCCTGCAACCCGTTCGGTTAGTTGGTCAGGATCTACAAACTGTGCACGATCGCAAAGCACAGGCCAATTACTTAGTGGAATGGAATCTGCCTGCGGGGTTAACCATGGAGGCTTACCTGCAACGCAAGGCTGAGAAATCACCTCTCTATGCCCAGGTGCCAGCGGTGAAATTTGAGCGAACTTACGTGTGCGAAGACCTTAGCAAATGCCTCTGTTTTTACGATAGCCCTGATGCAGAAACCGTTGAAGCTGCGCGGGAAGTCGTTGGGGCACCGATCGATCGTTTAACTGAAATTCGGAATGTGCACTAG
- a CDS encoding aldo/keto reductase has product MKYNQLGNSDLKVSEICLGTMTFGNQNTIDEARQQLDYAFGRGINFLDTAEMYPVPPQEKTYGITETFVGEWLKHQQRDRVIVATKLVGAGRPFTWVRGGSNQVNRSNIEAAIDASLKRLQTDYVDLYQIHWPDRYVPTFGQTVFHPEHDRDTVPIAEQLEVFADIIKAGKVRYIGVSNETPWGIATFSQVAQQLNLPKIISIQNAYNLLNRVFDSALAEASYREKVGLLAYSPLAFGFLTGKHLPGATDPGATRISLFENFGQRYFKPRVTAAVAEYVEIAKRHNLSPAQLAIAFVRSRWFVSSTIIGATTLAQLQENIDAINVHLDDAILAEIEAVHEKIPNPAP; this is encoded by the coding sequence ATGAAATATAACCAGCTTGGCAATAGTGATTTGAAGGTCTCAGAAATTTGTCTGGGAACTATGACCTTCGGCAATCAAAATACGATCGACGAAGCACGCCAACAACTCGATTATGCCTTTGGTCGCGGTATTAATTTCCTAGATACCGCTGAAATGTATCCCGTGCCTCCCCAGGAGAAAACCTACGGGATTACGGAAACCTTTGTAGGCGAGTGGTTAAAACATCAGCAGCGCGATCGAGTCATCGTAGCAACCAAACTGGTGGGTGCAGGCCGACCATTTACCTGGGTGCGGGGCGGCTCCAATCAGGTGAATCGTAGCAACATTGAAGCAGCCATTGATGCCAGTTTAAAGCGCCTGCAAACTGACTATGTCGATCTCTATCAAATTCACTGGCCCGATCGCTATGTTCCGACCTTTGGGCAAACGGTTTTTCATCCAGAACACGATCGGGATACCGTTCCCATTGCCGAACAGCTTGAAGTGTTTGCAGACATTATTAAAGCAGGCAAAGTCCGCTACATTGGTGTCAGCAACGAAACCCCCTGGGGAATTGCAACCTTTAGCCAAGTCGCGCAGCAACTCAACCTACCCAAAATCATCTCGATTCAGAACGCCTACAATTTACTCAACCGAGTCTTTGATTCAGCCTTAGCGGAAGCCAGCTATCGAGAAAAGGTTGGCTTGTTAGCCTATAGTCCCTTAGCCTTTGGCTTTTTAACGGGGAAGCATTTGCCTGGGGCTACGGATCCCGGTGCAACCCGCATTTCTCTGTTTGAGAATTTCGGTCAGCGATATTTCAAACCTCGAGTGACGGCTGCTGTGGCCGAGTACGTTGAAATTGCCAAACGTCATAACCTGAGTCCCGCCCAACTCGCGATCGCCTTTGTCCGGAGTCGTTGGTTTGTTTCCAGTACGATCATTGGCGCAACTACGCTGGCACAACTTCAGGAAAACATTGATGCTATCAATGTCCATCTAGATGACGCTATTCTGGCTGAGATTGAAGCGGTCCATGAAAAAATTCCCAATCCCGCACCATAG
- a CDS encoding sulfonate ABC transporter substrate-binding protein translates to MALQPHVFFTAFWQRIQTRFTRSSSQAFLSFMAIGLSLSLVVSACSSGNQSNQAASPGNLPNNNATPPASGLVVKIGYQKAATILSLLKENKDLETALAASGGTVQWAEFPAGPPLLEAMNSGSVDFGYTGEAPPIFAQAAGTPVRYVAYDPLSTKAEAIVVPKDSSIQKLEDLKGKKLAFAKGSNTNYLVVKALESVGLSLSDVEVVHLTPADARAAFETGKVDAWAIWDPYLAVAETKIGAKQIADATGLAPNKGYYLASQTFIDKNPAALKIVLDEVRKRSDWAKSNPSEVTKFLAPSLGIDPAPLELAEKRREYGVLPLTDEVIAKQQEIADTFSKIKLIPKEIKVQEAVWKGNS, encoded by the coding sequence ATGGCATTACAACCACATGTTTTTTTTACAGCGTTTTGGCAGCGCATTCAGACTCGCTTTACCCGATCGTCGTCGCAAGCCTTTTTATCATTCATGGCGATCGGGTTGAGCCTCAGTTTAGTTGTCTCAGCCTGTTCTTCTGGGAATCAAAGTAATCAGGCTGCTTCCCCCGGCAATTTGCCGAACAACAATGCTACTCCCCCTGCCAGCGGCTTAGTTGTCAAAATTGGCTATCAAAAGGCGGCCACCATTCTGAGTTTGCTAAAGGAAAACAAGGATTTGGAAACAGCCCTTGCAGCTTCTGGAGGAACAGTCCAGTGGGCTGAATTTCCAGCAGGGCCGCCGCTGTTGGAAGCCATGAATTCGGGTTCCGTTGATTTTGGCTATACCGGAGAAGCCCCCCCCATTTTTGCCCAGGCTGCGGGGACGCCTGTGCGCTATGTGGCCTACGATCCCCTATCCACCAAAGCCGAAGCGATCGTAGTTCCCAAGGATTCATCCATTCAAAAATTAGAGGATTTGAAAGGGAAGAAACTGGCCTTTGCGAAAGGATCAAATACCAATTATTTGGTAGTCAAGGCGTTGGAGTCCGTTGGCTTAAGTTTAAGCGATGTGGAAGTGGTGCATTTAACCCCGGCTGATGCCCGTGCTGCCTTTGAAACTGGCAAAGTGGATGCCTGGGCCATCTGGGATCCCTATTTGGCTGTGGCAGAAACCAAGATCGGAGCTAAGCAGATAGCTGATGCAACAGGATTGGCCCCGAACAAGGGCTACTATCTGGCTTCGCAAACTTTTATTGATAAGAATCCTGCGGCCTTGAAAATTGTCTTGGATGAAGTGAGGAAACGCAGCGATTGGGCTAAGAGTAATCCTTCGGAAGTGACAAAGTTTTTGGCACCAAGTTTGGGTATTGATCCGGCTCCCCTAGAACTGGCGGAAAAGCGGCGTGAATATGGCGTATTACCGCTGACTGATGAAGTGATTGCGAAGCAGCAGGAAATTGCTGATACCTTTAGCAAGATTAAGCTGATTCCTAAGGAAATCAAAGTTCAAGAAGCCGTTTGGAAGGGGAATTCGTAA
- a CDS encoding HEAT repeat domain-containing protein: MLGHGGLESDPDVLEALEQLRSPEVSDRLVAIKTLQHLGDEVAVAPLIQALQDEYEIVQQLAVTALWELANPIAVPALLDVLQSPDAEVRQEAQSALGELVRPDHLLLLLDRLQQNQPTVQLSVLYLLRKIHDVQALPYILPFLSAPNWELREAAVITLRYLNQLDRCPPILPLIQDPVDAVRREVALTLGHLASDEAVPWLIQALGQDQDWQVRRNAAKSLALHPAPEAIPGLLIAIQDQDWQVRRFAIQALQAQVVPSESIAQTLEILIHALTDAVSDVRKEAAIGLGKLGDPLALQALQQALDDPDREVSIRAERAIGQLAIVTV; this comes from the coding sequence ATGCTAGGTCATGGTGGGCTAGAAAGCGATCCAGACGTTCTAGAAGCGCTGGAACAATTACGATCGCCGGAAGTGAGCGATCGTTTGGTCGCGATTAAAACCCTGCAACATTTGGGCGATGAAGTGGCTGTAGCACCCTTGATTCAGGCTTTGCAGGATGAATACGAGATCGTGCAGCAATTAGCGGTAACAGCGCTTTGGGAATTGGCTAATCCGATCGCGGTTCCAGCCTTACTGGATGTCCTGCAATCGCCCGATGCTGAGGTGCGGCAAGAGGCGCAGTCGGCTTTGGGTGAATTGGTGAGGCCCGATCATTTGTTATTACTATTGGACAGATTGCAACAGAATCAGCCAACTGTGCAATTGAGTGTGTTGTATTTGTTGCGCAAGATCCATGATGTGCAGGCGCTGCCCTACATTTTGCCCTTTTTGTCAGCCCCGAATTGGGAGCTGCGGGAAGCGGCAGTGATTACCCTGCGGTATTTAAATCAACTCGATCGCTGTCCACCCATTTTGCCACTGATCCAGGATCCCGTGGATGCCGTCCGACGGGAAGTCGCATTAACTTTAGGGCATTTAGCCAGTGATGAAGCCGTGCCCTGGTTAATCCAGGCATTGGGCCAGGATCAAGATTGGCAGGTGCGCCGTAATGCGGCGAAGTCGCTGGCCTTGCATCCCGCTCCCGAAGCGATTCCCGGATTGCTCATAGCAATTCAGGATCAAGATTGGCAGGTGCGGAGGTTTGCGATTCAGGCATTGCAAGCCCAAGTCGTTCCCAGCGAGTCGATCGCACAAACCCTCGAAATTCTGATTCATGCACTAACTGATGCAGTGTCCGATGTCCGCAAGGAAGCTGCGATCGGTCTAGGCAAACTGGGCGATCCCCTAGCTCTACAAGCCCTCCAACAGGCTTTAGATGATCCCGATCGGGAAGTCAGTATCCGAGCGGAACGGGCTATCGGTCAGTTGGCAATCGTTACAGTTTAA
- a CDS encoding fumarate reductase/succinate dehydrogenase flavoprotein subunit — protein MTTDRLITDVLVIGGGTAGTMAGIKAKQANPDADVLILEKANIRRSGAIAMGMDGVNTAVIPGHATPEKYVREVTIANDGIVQQKAVLQTATLGYETIQELEGWGVQFQKDPDGNYDVKQVHRVGKYVLPMPQGKDLKPILTRQVKRHKVRVLNRVMATRVIVQEGRAIGAIGFDVRNGNFVVIQAKAVILSTGACGRLGLPASGYLYGTYENPTNAGDGYSMAYHAGAELSNIECFQINPLIKDYNGPACAYVAGPFGAYTTNAEGHRFINCDYWSGQMMLEIWKELNSGKGPIQLQMTHLDEATIAEIESILWSNERPSRDRFHAGRGENYRTHGIEMNISEIGLCSGHSASGVWVNERAETTIPGLYAAGDMASVPHNYMIGAFVYGRIAGEQAAQYARSVPHLEPDGDVLATERNRVYAPLTRPNGIPHTQVEYKLRRLVNDYLQPPKVTNKMEIGLQHFVRYHDTLEQMGARDPHELMRCMEVHFIRDCAEMAARASLYRRESRWGLYHYRVDYPDRNDAEWFCHVNLKQVAPNEMQLFKRSIDPYIIDVDVQTEVYDVAMR, from the coding sequence ATGACGACCGATCGCCTGATTACTGATGTTTTGGTAATTGGTGGGGGAACGGCGGGCACCATGGCTGGGATTAAGGCAAAACAAGCCAATCCCGATGCGGATGTGTTGATTCTGGAAAAGGCTAATATTCGCCGCAGTGGCGCGATCGCGATGGGCATGGATGGGGTCAATACTGCGGTGATTCCCGGCCATGCCACTCCGGAAAAATATGTGCGGGAAGTGACGATCGCCAATGATGGCATCGTTCAACAGAAAGCCGTTTTGCAAACCGCAACCCTGGGCTACGAAACCATTCAAGAACTCGAAGGTTGGGGCGTCCAATTCCAAAAGGATCCCGACGGGAACTACGACGTTAAGCAGGTGCATCGGGTAGGTAAATATGTGCTGCCGATGCCCCAGGGCAAAGACCTCAAACCGATTCTGACGCGCCAGGTTAAACGCCATAAAGTGCGGGTTCTGAATCGGGTGATGGCGACGCGGGTCATCGTGCAGGAGGGGCGGGCGATCGGCGCGATCGGCTTTGATGTGCGCAATGGCAATTTTGTAGTGATTCAGGCGAAGGCAGTCATTCTGTCTACGGGTGCTTGTGGCCGTTTGGGACTGCCCGCTTCGGGTTATCTCTACGGCACCTACGAAAACCCCACCAACGCGGGGGATGGCTATTCCATGGCCTACCATGCCGGAGCTGAGTTATCCAACATCGAATGCTTTCAAATTAACCCGCTGATTAAGGATTACAACGGCCCTGCTTGCGCCTATGTGGCGGGCCCCTTTGGGGCCTATACAACCAATGCTGAGGGCCACCGCTTCATTAATTGTGATTATTGGAGTGGCCAAATGATGCTGGAAATTTGGAAGGAGCTGAACTCCGGCAAAGGCCCGATCCAATTGCAGATGACCCATTTGGATGAAGCTACCATTGCCGAAATTGAGTCGATTCTTTGGAGCAATGAACGGCCTAGCCGCGATCGTTTCCATGCAGGCCGTGGGGAAAATTACCGTACCCATGGCATTGAGATGAATATTTCGGAAATTGGGCTATGCAGTGGCCACAGTGCGTCTGGCGTTTGGGTGAATGAGCGGGCGGAAACGACCATTCCGGGGTTGTATGCGGCGGGGGATATGGCCAGTGTGCCGCATAATTACATGATTGGCGCTTTTGTTTACGGTCGGATTGCGGGAGAACAGGCAGCGCAATATGCCCGATCGGTTCCTCATTTAGAGCCAGATGGGGATGTCTTAGCTACAGAACGCAACCGAGTTTATGCCCCCTTAACCCGTCCCAATGGGATTCCCCATACCCAGGTGGAATACAAACTACGGCGTTTGGTGAATGATTACCTACAGCCGCCCAAGGTCACGAATAAGATGGAAATAGGCTTGCAGCATTTTGTCCGCTACCACGACACCTTAGAGCAAATGGGGGCGCGTGATCCCCATGAACTAATGCGGTGTATGGAGGTACATTTTATTCGGGATTGTGCGGAAATGGCCGCTAGGGCTTCGCTCTATCGTCGTGAAAGCCGTTGGGGATTGTATCATTACCGCGTAGATTATCCCGATCGTAATGACGCAGAATGGTTTTGTCATGTTAATTTGAAACAAGTTGCACCCAACGAAATGCAATTGTTTAAGCGATCGATTGATCCCTACATCATTGATGTGGATGTGCAAACAGAAGTTTACGATGTCGCTATGAGGTAA
- a CDS encoding TauD/TfdA family dioxygenase, whose product MTTTLIRDELQIQPLEAPLGAVIRGLDVSRPVPPEVILQLKQALRDRHILIFKDQKLTDDQLFNFATYFGDLFVPSDETPVLASAPGVTPRVIPVANIEGGYTGTGELSFHADHHWTPYPSSGSLLYAEEIPPVGGNTYWLNLNLAYETLDDATKEQIAELKLITYNPFVRDRSQPAPLYRHDRSIPLISPVFPHPLVRTHPESGKKILFLGAETEVEVVGLEPEEGAALIAKLRKHLNQPQFYYQHQWSVGDIVYWDNQATLHYREPFDSHYRRVLKRVSLAGSRPF is encoded by the coding sequence ATGACGACGACATTAATTCGTGATGAACTCCAGATTCAGCCCTTAGAAGCTCCCCTAGGTGCAGTGATCAGAGGATTAGATGTGAGTCGTCCCGTGCCGCCCGAGGTGATTCTGCAACTCAAGCAAGCCCTGCGCGATCGACATATTCTGATCTTTAAAGATCAAAAACTCACCGATGATCAGCTCTTTAATTTTGCAACCTATTTTGGTGATCTCTTTGTTCCCTCTGATGAAACCCCCGTTTTGGCTTCTGCACCTGGTGTAACCCCCCGCGTTATTCCGGTGGCTAACATTGAAGGCGGCTATACAGGAACCGGTGAATTATCTTTTCATGCCGATCATCATTGGACGCCCTATCCGTCGAGTGGCTCCCTCTTGTATGCGGAAGAAATTCCTCCCGTGGGGGGTAATACCTACTGGTTGAATTTAAATCTAGCCTATGAAACTCTGGATGATGCAACCAAAGAGCAGATTGCTGAGTTGAAGCTCATCACCTATAACCCTTTTGTGCGCGATCGGAGCCAGCCTGCACCGTTATATCGACACGATCGTAGTATTCCGCTGATTAGCCCAGTGTTTCCCCATCCCCTAGTCCGCACCCACCCAGAAAGTGGCAAAAAAATTCTGTTCTTGGGGGCTGAGACGGAGGTGGAAGTCGTTGGGCTAGAACCCGAGGAAGGCGCTGCATTGATTGCGAAGTTGCGCAAACACCTCAATCAACCACAGTTTTATTACCAGCATCAATGGTCGGTAGGGGATATCGTTTACTGGGATAATCAAGCAACCCTACATTACCGTGAACCCTTCGATTCGCATTATCGTCGAGTGTTGAAGCGGGTGAGTCTCGCAGGCAGCCGCCCATTTTAA
- a CDS encoding bile acid:sodium symporter, with protein sequence MHDTFHELLRTIEGAIDLRLVNKLTFLVLILSMLLDTGFSLTLQQIWEPLRNVRLILKSLLANFILVPLFVYGLLQVAPLDHSVQIGLTILAVAAGPPVLPKLAQLVQGNLAYAAGVMLLMMGLTAIYMPFAFSFVLQDVQVSPWDIVKPLLTLMLIPLALGLVIRATNASIAATLQPWMRKISSIGLVVGLTSSFLLQVDSLILMIKTGAILAIAGFILVSFLIGYLLGGPEEDTKRTLAVGTAQRNIAAALLVAGTNFDDPTVVSVIVVTSFSLFIIIRLIAKQVFSNAETIKAETIKVEQAEAS encoded by the coding sequence ATGCATGACACTTTCCACGAACTCTTGAGAACGATCGAAGGCGCTATTGATCTGCGCCTAGTCAATAAGCTCACCTTCCTCGTTCTCATTTTGTCCATGCTCCTGGACACCGGCTTTAGCCTCACGCTCCAGCAAATCTGGGAACCCCTGCGGAATGTGCGACTCATCCTGAAGTCACTGCTCGCTAACTTTATCCTGGTTCCGCTCTTTGTGTATGGGCTCTTGCAGGTTGCCCCCTTAGATCATTCCGTTCAGATTGGTTTAACGATTTTGGCAGTGGCCGCAGGCCCGCCCGTTTTGCCCAAGCTGGCCCAGCTCGTGCAAGGGAATTTAGCCTATGCCGCTGGTGTGATGTTATTGATGATGGGGCTGACGGCAATTTATATGCCCTTTGCCTTTTCCTTTGTCCTCCAGGATGTGCAGGTCAGCCCCTGGGATATTGTCAAACCCCTCTTGACCCTAATGCTAATTCCGCTGGCCTTGGGCTTGGTTATCCGGGCCACCAATGCGTCGATCGCTGCAACCCTACAACCCTGGATGCGGAAAATTTCTAGCATTGGTTTAGTGGTTGGGTTGACGAGTTCGTTTCTGCTCCAAGTGGATAGCTTAATCCTTATGATCAAAACAGGTGCAATTTTAGCGATCGCGGGATTTATTCTGGTATCCTTTTTAATTGGTTATCTGCTGGGTGGCCCAGAAGAAGACACCAAACGCACTCTCGCCGTTGGAACGGCCCAGCGTAACATTGCTGCCGCGTTGCTGGTTGCAGGGACAAATTTTGATGATCCCACCGTCGTCAGTGTAATTGTAGTAACGAGTTTTTCACTGTTTATCATCATCCGTCTGATTGCTAAGCAAGTCTTTAGCAACGCTGAAACGATCAAAGCTGAAACGATCAAAGTTGAGCAAGCGGAGGCTTCTTAA
- a CDS encoding MBL fold metallo-hydrolase, giving the protein MKSLHRPDLYGWSIFDSNRNIDFNGIAWIRPSDNILIDPVPLSAHDWRHLQSLGGADWIVITNSDHLRDTIAIAQQTGAQVAAPQAERTALITIEDSLGSKIRWLGDGDELVPQLQVMELSGSKTPGELALLLGGHTLITGDLIRAPRAGDLTLLPDAKLQNRAAAIASVQRLASLEGIEAVLVGDGWSIFRDGHDRLQELLQTLIT; this is encoded by the coding sequence ATGAAGTCTCTTCATCGCCCAGATCTGTATGGTTGGTCAATTTTTGACTCAAATCGAAATATAGACTTTAATGGCATTGCCTGGATACGCCCCAGTGACAATATTTTGATTGATCCAGTACCTTTAAGTGCGCATGATTGGAGGCATCTACAATCCTTGGGCGGAGCAGATTGGATTGTGATCACAAATTCTGATCACCTGCGGGATACCATCGCGATCGCGCAGCAAACGGGAGCCCAAGTAGCAGCCCCCCAAGCCGAACGGACAGCTTTGATCACAATTGAGGATAGCTTAGGGTCTAAGATTCGCTGGTTGGGCGATGGCGATGAATTGGTTCCTCAACTGCAAGTGATGGAACTATCCGGCTCTAAAACCCCTGGTGAATTAGCCCTATTGTTAGGGGGCCATACGCTGATTACTGGGGATTTAATCCGTGCCCCTCGTGCAGGGGATTTAACGCTGTTACCCGATGCTAAATTGCAGAACCGAGCCGCCGCGATCGCATCGGTACAGCGTCTAGCCAGCTTGGAGGGAATTGAAGCGGTTTTGGTGGGAGATGGGTGGTCTATTTTTCGAGATGGCCACGATCGGCTTCAGGAATTGCTCCAGACGTTAATTACCTAA
- a CDS encoding dienelactone hydrolase family protein — MQLSYFPFERPISRRNFFATATVATGFTLAVQPISAEVIKTDAKGIVAGPVTIPVKGGTIPAYRSVPTEGNNFPIVLVIQEIFGVHEHIQDITRRLAKLGYLAIAPELFARQGDVSKLSNIDDIRKIVSTVPDNQVLTDLDSTVDWALRSAKGDGNRVGITGFCWGGRITWLYAAHNPKIKAGVAWYGRLVGNATELTPKHPVDVAANLTVPVLGLYGGQDTGIPLETVEQLREQLKSSQSRSEVVVYPDAPHAFFADYRSSYRKADAQDGWKRLQAWFKQHGV; from the coding sequence ATGCAGCTCAGCTACTTTCCCTTCGAACGTCCTATCAGTCGCCGTAATTTTTTTGCAACAGCTACAGTGGCAACAGGATTTACCCTAGCCGTGCAACCCATTTCTGCCGAAGTGATTAAAACTGATGCGAAGGGCATAGTAGCAGGACCTGTGACGATTCCAGTCAAAGGGGGCACGATTCCTGCTTATCGATCTGTTCCTACCGAAGGCAACAATTTTCCGATCGTGTTAGTGATTCAAGAAATTTTTGGGGTACATGAACATATTCAGGATATTACCCGTCGGTTGGCAAAGTTAGGCTATTTAGCGATCGCTCCAGAACTATTTGCACGGCAAGGAGATGTTTCTAAACTTAGCAATATTGATGACATTCGTAAAATTGTGAGTACGGTCCCTGATAACCAGGTCTTGACTGATCTGGATTCGACCGTGGATTGGGCCCTTCGATCGGCCAAAGGTGATGGCAACCGAGTTGGCATTACGGGTTTCTGCTGGGGAGGACGGATTACCTGGCTATATGCAGCTCATAATCCCAAAATCAAAGCAGGGGTTGCTTGGTATGGCCGCTTGGTGGGGAACGCCACAGAACTGACTCCTAAACATCCAGTGGATGTTGCTGCCAACCTAACAGTTCCTGTACTAGGGCTTTATGGGGGGCAGGATACAGGCATTCCATTAGAGACTGTGGAGCAACTCCGTGAGCAACTGAAATCGAGCCAGAGTAGATCGGAGGTTGTGGTCTATCCTGATGCGCCCCATGCCTTTTTTGCTGATTATCGTTCCTCCTACCGTAAAGCTGATGCGCAGGATGGCTGGAAGCGGCTACAGGCATGGTTTAAGCAGCATGGAGTTTGA
- a CDS encoding sulfur transferase domain-containing protein, giving the protein MVKRINHEFSVAGQVTPHDLQAAAQDGFKSVFNLRAPDEQGFVADEADIAATFGLSYGNAPLVTASVDEARLLEIVAELDRLPKPTLIHCAGGLRATAIALLSIAQRGDLTPEQAIAQATEAGFDLNANPKLKQLLEAVIEQREKVAT; this is encoded by the coding sequence ATGGTTAAGCGAATTAATCATGAGTTTAGTGTTGCAGGGCAAGTCACCCCCCATGATTTACAAGCTGCTGCACAGGATGGGTTTAAGTCAGTTTTTAATCTGCGTGCACCGGATGAACAGGGCTTTGTGGCAGATGAAGCGGATATTGCCGCAACTTTTGGTTTGAGCTATGGAAATGCACCTTTAGTAACTGCCAGTGTAGATGAAGCCAGATTACTAGAAATTGTCGCTGAACTCGATCGCTTGCCCAAACCAACGTTGATTCACTGTGCAGGAGGATTGCGGGCAACAGCGATCGCCCTTTTGAGTATTGCCCAACGCGGCGATCTAACCCCAGAACAAGCGATCGCCCAAGCCACAGAAGCAGGTTTTGATCTCAACGCCAACCCCAAGTTAAAGCAGTTGCTAGAAGCTGTAATTGAACAGCGAGAAAAAGTTGCAACTTAA
- a CDS encoding cupin domain-containing protein, producing MARLRLENGQVLTELDRITEVLQPLDIQLHHWPIEDNPELKALLAQDSLNDTEKEAVLVTLDHYFQQLQQSDGYQNRDLVVLHPKVPNLNELLAKFDKIHTHADDEIRYIIDGEGIFGFVLPDESQVELTVYPEEYINVPAGTEHWFVLTETLQIKAIRYFTGTDGWVPEYTGRDVNFQPVSL from the coding sequence GTGGCAAGACTCAGGCTAGAAAATGGTCAAGTGCTCACAGAGTTAGATCGCATTACGGAGGTTCTGCAACCTCTAGATATTCAGTTACACCATTGGCCGATCGAAGATAATCCTGAACTCAAGGCGCTTTTGGCCCAGGATAGCCTCAACGATACAGAAAAAGAAGCGGTATTAGTGACTTTGGATCACTATTTTCAACAACTTCAACAATCTGATGGTTATCAGAATCGGGATTTGGTGGTTTTGCATCCAAAGGTTCCCAATCTCAATGAATTGTTGGCAAAATTTGATAAAATTCATACTCATGCTGATGATGAAATCCGCTACATCATTGATGGAGAAGGCATTTTTGGCTTTGTTTTACCCGATGAGAGTCAAGTTGAGCTGACGGTTTATCCTGAAGAATATATCAACGTTCCAGCGGGTACTGAACATTGGTTTGTTTTGACGGAAACTCTTCAAATTAAGGCTATCCGTTACTTTACTGGGACGGATGGTTGGGTACCAGAATATACAGGCCGGGACGTGAACTTTCAACCCGTTTCTCTTTAG
- a CDS encoding ferredoxin family protein, producing MALTNQRVDVPVVVDESKCLEKCTVCIDVCPLDVLAKNPETGKAYMKYDECWFCLPCEKECPTKAITVQIPFLLR from the coding sequence ATGGCATTAACCAATCAACGGGTAGATGTTCCGGTGGTGGTGGATGAATCGAAGTGTTTGGAAAAATGTACCGTGTGCATTGATGTTTGTCCATTGGATGTGTTGGCTAAAAATCCTGAGACAGGTAAGGCTTACATGAAATATGACGAATGTTGGTTCTGTCTTCCCTGCGAAAAGGAATGTCCAACGAAGGCAATTACGGTGCAGATTCCGTTTCTCTTAAGGTAA
- a CDS encoding glutathione S-transferase family protein → MATLELYFAKVSTFSQRTRVVLLEKGIAFTPIEVDFQNKSPEFLQISRYGKVPAIQHGEVRLYESSIINEYLEEVFPDPALLPKSPAQRAIARIWIDYANTRFVPAFTKLLRGKNSEEQEQGRRELLESLLYLEQEGFAKLSGHGPYWLGEHLSLIDISLYPWFERLPVLEHFRQFSLPDETPHLQSWWQELQKRPSIQAVANPASLYIERFTKILGNAIPTVPVPNNPH, encoded by the coding sequence ATGGCAACATTAGAACTCTACTTTGCAAAGGTTTCAACGTTTTCTCAACGTACGCGCGTCGTTCTCCTGGAAAAGGGGATTGCCTTTACTCCCATTGAGGTGGATTTTCAAAATAAATCACCAGAGTTTTTACAGATTTCTCGGTATGGCAAAGTGCCAGCTATTCAGCATGGAGAAGTTAGGCTCTATGAATCTTCAATCATTAATGAGTACCTAGAAGAAGTATTTCCAGACCCAGCACTGCTTCCGAAATCCCCTGCCCAGAGAGCGATCGCGCGGATTTGGATCGACTATGCCAACACTCGTTTTGTGCCCGCTTTTACTAAGTTGCTGCGGGGAAAGAACAGCGAAGAACAGGAACAAGGGCGGCGAGAACTACTCGAATCGCTGCTCTATTTAGAGCAGGAAGGGTTTGCTAAACTGTCAGGTCATGGGCCTTATTGGTTGGGCGAGCACCTTAGCTTGATTGATATCAGCCTCTATCCTTGGTTTGAGCGACTACCTGTGTTGGAACATTTTCGTCAGTTTAGCCTGCCAGATGAAACTCCTCATTTACAATCGTGGTGGCAGGAATTACAAAAACGCCCTTCCATTCAAGCCGTCGCTAATCCAGCTAGCTTGTATATTGAGCGATTTACTAAGATTTTGGGGAATGCCATACCGACGGTTCCAGTCCCTAATAATCCGCACTAA